One Mycobacterium sp. SMC-4 DNA window includes the following coding sequences:
- a CDS encoding MMPL family transporter, translating into MFAWWGRTVYQYRYIVIGVMVALCLGGGVYGISLGQHVTQSGFYDDGSESVHASVISDEVYGRDRTSHVVAILTPPEGQTVEDPEWIAEVTDELNTLVTNHEDEIVSWVGWLRAPDSTIETVQQMKTADGSKTFISIPLQGDGDDEILRNYQAIEPDLKQINDGNIALAGLNPLASELTGTIGEDQRRAEVAAIPLVCVVLFFVFGGVVAAALPGLIGGLTIAGALGIMRFTAEFMPVHFFAQPVVTLMGLGIAVDYGLFMVSRFREEIAEGYDTETAVRRAVMTSGRTIMFSAVILVASSVPLLLFPQGFLKSITYAIIASVMLAAILSVTVLPAALGILGRNVDALGVRTLLRVPFFRNWKPMRVYLEWLAEKTQKTKTRAEVEKGFWGKLVNVVMKRPIAFATPILVLMILLIIPLGQLSLGGISEKYLPPDNGVRLAQEEFDSTFPTFRTEPLTLVVERPDGEPVTDQQLAEIRAKAMTVTGFIVPDNDPNEMWQERSVQEGGTEDPAVRVIQNGLENRNEASQKIEELRSIQPPRGVEISVGGTPALEQDSIHSLFDKLPLMVVVLIITTTILMFLAFGSIVLPIKAALMSALTLGSTMGILTFMFVVGHGSGVMNYTPQPLMAPMIGLIIAVIWGLSTDYEVFLVSRMVEARERGMSTAEAIRIGTATTGRLITGAALVLAVVAGAFVFSDLVMMKYLAFGLLIALLLDATIVRMFLVPSVMRLLGDDCWWAPRWMKRVQDKLGLGETELPDERKRPTVRETAPAEALVGVGGPPAMRPPRPPHDPGRPMPQRVPPGGVTTRIPQGGGDPSAAGTTRISRDPARPGPTAEEEPQTTRLSAAKTAALNTVRNAVSSVSQRAQKSTPPEAPAPPAPPRQQREQREIESWLGDLRGSGSQGSQSPPPRPSAEPTRSMPEPGANEPTTAMPVARPGESDDDAEETRAIPTQRKGDADAATEKLNTRSEDRGSNGLSAQELLRREGRL; encoded by the coding sequence GTGTTCGCCTGGTGGGGTCGAACGGTGTACCAGTACCGATACATCGTCATCGGTGTCATGGTCGCACTGTGCCTGGGCGGCGGCGTCTACGGCATCAGTCTGGGACAGCACGTCACGCAGAGCGGTTTCTACGACGACGGCAGTGAGTCAGTCCACGCGTCAGTGATTTCCGACGAGGTCTACGGCCGCGATCGCACGAGTCACGTCGTGGCGATCCTCACGCCGCCGGAAGGTCAGACGGTCGAAGACCCGGAGTGGATCGCCGAGGTCACCGACGAGCTGAACACCCTGGTCACCAACCATGAAGACGAGATCGTCAGCTGGGTCGGTTGGCTGCGTGCACCCGACAGCACGATCGAGACAGTGCAGCAGATGAAGACTGCTGACGGTTCCAAGACCTTCATCAGCATCCCGCTGCAGGGCGACGGCGACGACGAGATCCTGAGGAACTATCAGGCCATCGAGCCCGACCTGAAACAGATCAACGACGGCAACATCGCATTGGCCGGGCTCAACCCGCTGGCCAGCGAACTCACCGGCACCATCGGGGAAGACCAGCGGCGTGCGGAGGTGGCGGCCATCCCGCTGGTCTGCGTCGTGTTGTTCTTCGTGTTCGGCGGTGTGGTCGCGGCCGCGTTGCCGGGCCTGATCGGCGGCCTGACCATCGCCGGCGCGCTGGGCATCATGCGTTTCACCGCTGAGTTCATGCCGGTGCACTTCTTCGCCCAGCCGGTGGTGACGCTGATGGGGCTGGGCATCGCGGTCGACTACGGCTTGTTCATGGTGAGCCGCTTCCGGGAGGAGATCGCCGAGGGCTACGACACCGAAACCGCGGTCAGACGGGCGGTGATGACGTCGGGCCGGACGATCATGTTCTCGGCCGTCATCCTGGTGGCGTCCTCGGTTCCGCTGCTGCTGTTCCCGCAGGGCTTCCTGAAGTCGATCACCTACGCGATCATCGCCTCGGTCATGCTCGCGGCGATCCTGTCGGTCACCGTACTGCCCGCGGCGCTGGGCATCCTCGGCCGCAACGTCGACGCACTCGGGGTGCGCACGCTGCTGCGGGTGCCGTTCTTCCGCAACTGGAAGCCGATGCGGGTCTACCTGGAGTGGCTGGCCGAGAAGACCCAGAAGACCAAGACCCGTGCCGAGGTCGAGAAGGGCTTCTGGGGCAAGCTCGTCAACGTCGTGATGAAGCGACCGATAGCGTTCGCCACCCCGATTCTGGTGTTGATGATCCTGCTGATCATCCCGTTGGGTCAGCTGTCCCTGGGTGGCATCAGCGAGAAATATCTACCGCCCGACAACGGCGTCCGACTCGCGCAGGAGGAATTCGACAGCACCTTCCCGACGTTCCGCACCGAACCGTTGACCCTGGTGGTCGAACGCCCGGACGGTGAGCCGGTCACCGACCAGCAGCTCGCCGAGATCCGCGCCAAGGCCATGACGGTGACCGGGTTCATCGTGCCCGACAACGACCCCAACGAGATGTGGCAGGAACGTTCCGTCCAGGAGGGGGGCACCGAGGATCCGGCGGTCCGGGTGATCCAGAACGGCTTGGAGAACCGCAACGAGGCATCCCAGAAGATCGAGGAGCTCCGATCTATCCAGCCGCCCCGGGGTGTCGAGATCTCCGTCGGTGGCACCCCCGCGTTGGAACAGGACAGTATTCACAGCCTGTTCGACAAGCTGCCGCTGATGGTGGTCGTGCTGATCATCACCACCACAATCCTGATGTTCCTGGCGTTCGGGTCGATCGTGTTGCCGATCAAGGCCGCCCTGATGAGCGCTCTGACCTTGGGCTCGACCATGGGCATCTTGACCTTCATGTTCGTGGTGGGTCACGGGTCCGGGGTCATGAACTACACGCCCCAGCCGCTGATGGCACCGATGATCGGCCTGATCATCGCGGTGATCTGGGGTCTGTCGACCGACTACGAGGTGTTCCTGGTCTCTCGCATGGTCGAGGCGCGCGAACGTGGGATGTCGACGGCGGAAGCCATTCGCATCGGTACCGCCACCACCGGCCGGCTCATCACCGGAGCCGCGCTGGTGCTGGCCGTGGTTGCGGGCGCGTTCGTGTTCTCCGACCTGGTGATGATGAAGTACCTGGCGTTCGGTCTGCTGATCGCCCTGCTGCTGGACGCCACGATCGTGCGTATGTTCCTGGTGCCGTCGGTCATGCGCCTGCTCGGCGACGACTGCTGGTGGGCGCCGCGCTGGATGAAGCGCGTCCAGGACAAGCTGGGCCTCGGCGAGACCGAACTGCCCGACGAGCGCAAACGTCCGACGGTCCGCGAGACGGCGCCGGCCGAGGCGCTGGTCGGTGTCGGCGGTCCGCCGGCGATGCGGCCGCCGCGACCTCCGCACGACCCTGGTCGGCCGATGCCCCAACGGGTGCCGCCGGGCGGGGTGACCACCCGGATCCCCCAAGGCGGCGGTGATCCGTCGGCGGCCGGCACCACCCGTATCTCCCGCGACCCCGCTCGCCCCGGCCCGACTGCCGAGGAGGAGCCGCAGACGACCCGGCTGTCGGCGGCCAAGACCGCCGCGCTCAACACCGTGCGCAACGCCGTCAGCAGCGTCTCCCAGCGGGCACAGAAGTCGACGCCGCCCGAGGCGCCGGCACCGCCGGCGCCGCCGCGCCAACAGCGCGAGCAGCGTGAGATCGAATCCTGGTTGGGTGACCTGCGGGGCTCGGGTTCGCAGGGTTCCCAGAGCCCACCGCCGCGGCCGTCGGCCGAGCCCACCCGGTCCATGCCGGAGCCGGGGGCCAACGAGCCCACCACCGCGATGCCGGTGGCGCGTCCCGGTGAGTCCGACGACGACGCCGAGGAAACCCGGGCCATCCCGACCCAGCGCAAGGGCGACGCCGACGCCGCGACCGAGAAGCTCAACACGCGTTCGGAGGACCGCGGCAGTAACGGGCTGAGCGCTCAGGAACTGCTGCGCCGGGAAGGTCGGCTGTAG
- a CDS encoding NYN domain-containing protein — protein sequence MSITENLSAISDVDDLPTPDESTSPGAVDDTGASPPPAHVHRVLLIWDAPNLDMGLGSILGGRPTAAHRPRFDALGRWLLARTAELSAQRRADGQAVSLEPEACVFTNIAPGSAEVVRPWVEALRNVGFAVFAKPKIDEDSDVDSDMLDHIALRYSEGLAGLLVASADGQAFRTTLEDIARDDVAVAVLGFREHASWALASDTLEFVDLEDIEGVFREPLPRIGLDSLPEQGAWLQPFRPLSSLLASRV from the coding sequence ATGAGCATCACCGAGAACCTTTCGGCCATCTCCGACGTCGATGACCTGCCGACCCCCGACGAGTCCACCAGTCCCGGTGCGGTCGACGACACCGGCGCCTCGCCACCACCCGCGCACGTGCACCGTGTCCTGCTCATCTGGGACGCCCCCAACCTGGACATGGGTCTCGGCTCGATTCTGGGCGGACGACCCACTGCCGCACACCGGCCGCGGTTCGACGCCCTGGGCCGCTGGCTGCTCGCCCGAACCGCCGAACTGTCGGCGCAACGCCGCGCCGACGGCCAAGCCGTCTCGCTGGAACCCGAGGCGTGTGTGTTCACCAACATCGCGCCGGGCAGTGCCGAAGTGGTCCGTCCGTGGGTGGAGGCCTTGCGCAACGTCGGCTTCGCGGTGTTCGCCAAACCCAAGATCGACGAGGACAGCGACGTCGACTCCGACATGCTCGACCACATTGCGCTGCGCTACAGCGAGGGGCTGGCCGGGCTGCTGGTGGCCTCGGCCGATGGTCAGGCCTTCCGAACGACGCTGGAAGACATCGCCCGCGACGACGTCGCGGTTGCGGTCCTCGGATTTCGTGAACATGCCAGTTGGGCGTTAGCGTCGGATACCTTGGAGTTCGTCGACCTGGAGGACATCGAAGGCGTCTTCCGGGAACCGCTACCGCGGATCGGCCTTGACTCACTACCCGAGCAGGGCGCTTGGCTGCAGCCATTCCGGCCGCTGTCCTCGCTATTGGCCTCGCGTGTCTAG
- the trmB gene encoding tRNA (guanosine(46)-N7)-methyltransferase TrmB yields MSDDGRMHVRDSEVAAAPAPSESSPRFPRRVTSFRARRSTISDNQQATWDRLWPSLGAQARDGDQPASLLDTDAWFGRHAPVVLEIGCGTGTSTLAMAQAEPHIDVVAVEVYRRGLAQLLGAIDRTSTSNIRLIRGDGVDVLTHMFTTASLAGVRVYFPDPWPKARHHKRRLLQPDTVALIADRLKPGGILHAATDHLGYAEHIAEVGDSEPRLRRISVDDPAIADLPISVARPVTKYERKALAGPTVAELLWERT; encoded by the coding sequence ATGAGCGACGATGGACGGATGCATGTGAGGGATTCTGAGGTGGCCGCTGCGCCGGCACCGTCGGAATCTTCTCCGCGTTTCCCGCGCCGGGTCACCAGCTTCCGTGCCCGGCGTTCCACCATCTCGGACAACCAGCAGGCGACCTGGGACCGGCTCTGGCCCAGCCTGGGCGCCCAGGCACGCGACGGGGACCAGCCGGCGAGTCTGCTCGACACCGACGCCTGGTTCGGCCGCCACGCCCCGGTGGTGCTGGAGATCGGATGCGGAACGGGCACGTCGACGTTGGCCATGGCACAGGCTGAACCCCACATCGACGTGGTCGCCGTCGAGGTGTACCGGCGGGGACTGGCACAGCTGCTCGGCGCGATCGACCGGACCTCCACCTCCAATATCCGGCTGATCCGCGGCGACGGGGTCGATGTCCTCACCCACATGTTCACCACGGCGTCGCTGGCCGGGGTGCGCGTGTACTTCCCCGACCCGTGGCCCAAGGCCCGCCACCACAAGCGTCGGTTGCTGCAGCCCGACACCGTCGCGTTGATCGCCGATCGACTCAAGCCAGGCGGCATCCTGCACGCGGCCACCGATCACCTCGGTTACGCCGAGCACATCGCCGAGGTCGGAGACAGCGAACCGCGGCTGCGCCGGATCAGCGTGGACGATCCAGCCATCGCGGACCTTCCCATCTCGGTGGCCCGGCCGGTGACCAAGTACGAGCGCAAGGCCCTCGCCGGTCCCACCGTGGCCGAACTGCTCTGGGAGAGAACATGA